The following are encoded in a window of Hirundo rustica isolate bHirRus1 chromosome 23, bHirRus1.pri.v3, whole genome shotgun sequence genomic DNA:
- the USP2 gene encoding ubiquitin carboxyl-terminal hydrolase 2 isoform X2: MRDSYTVTLPEEPPALPDLHKELRPRTSMPGSLLVSTFVGLVLNKTKSSKAVQGLTGLRNLGNTCFMNSILQCLSNTKELRDYCLQNQYLRDLNNNSRMRTALMSEFAKLIQLLWTSSPNESVSPSEFKTQIQRYAPRFVGYNQQDAQEFLRFLLDGLHSEVNRVLVRPRASTDTLDHLPDDEKSRQMWRRYQEREDSRISDLFVGQLKSSLTCTECGYCSTAFDPFWDLSLPIPKKSYGEVTLMDCLRLFTKEDVLDGDEKPTCCRCKARTRCTKKFSIQKFPKILVLHLKRFSEARIRSSKLTTFVNFPLKDLDLREFASQSCNHAVYNLYAVSNHSGTTMGGHYTAYCKSPVSSEWHTFNDSRVTPMSSSHVRSSDAYLLFYELASPSSRM, encoded by the exons ATGAGGGACTCCTACACGGTGACGCTGCCCGAGGAGCCCCCCGCGCTCCCCGACCTTCACAAGGAGCTGCGGCCCCGCACCTCCATGCCAGGGTCCCTGCTGGTCTCCACTTTCGTCGGGCTCGTCCTCAACAAGACCAAG agctccaaGGCCGTGCAGGGGCTGACCGGACTGCGGAACCTCGGCAACACA TGCTTCATGAACTCCATCCTGCAGTGCCTGAGCAACACCAAGGAGCTGCGGGATTACTGCCTGCAGAACCAGTACCTGCGGGACCTCAACAACAACAGCCGCATGCGCACGGCGCTCATGTCAG AGTTTGCAAAGCTGATTCAGCTGCTCTGGACCTCTTCCCCCAACGAGAGCGTGAGCCCCTCCGAGTTCAAGACGCAGATCCAGAGATACGCCCCGCGCTTCGTCGGCTACAA CCAGCAGGACGCACAGGAGTTCCTGCGGTTCCTGCTGGACGGGCTGCACAGCGAGGTGAACCGCGTGCTGGTGCGGCCGCGGGCCAGCACCGACACCCTGGATCACCTCCC TGACGACGAGAAGAGCCGGCAGATGTGGAGGAGGTACCAGGAGAGGGAGGACAGCCGCATCAGcg ACCTCTTCGTTGGGCAGCTGAAGAGTTCTCTGACCTGCACCGAGTGCGGCTACTGCTCCACAGCCTTCGACCCCTTCTGggacctgtccctgcccatccccaag AAAAGCTATGGGGAGGTGACGCTCATGGATTGCCTCCGGCTCTTCACCAAAGAGGATGTGCTGGATGGGGACGAGAAACCG ACGTGTTGTCGCTGCAAAGCCAGGACAAGGTGcacaaaaaaattcagcatcCAGAAGTTCCCCAAGATCCTGGTGCTTC ACCTGAAGCGCTTCTCCGAAGCCAGGATACGAAGCAGCAAGCTCACCACCTTCGTCAACTTCCCGCTGAAGGACCTGGACCTCCGGGAATTCGCCTCGCAGAGCTGCA ACCACGCCGTTTACAACCTCTACGCCGTCTCCAACCACTCGGGCACCACCATGGGGGGACACTACACAGCCTACTGCAAGAGCCCCGTGTCCAGCGAGTGGCACACCTTCAACGACTCCCG CGTCACCCCCATGTCCTCGAGCCACGTGCGCAGCAGCGATGCCTACCTGCTCTTCTACGAGCTGGCCAGCCCGTCCTCCCGCATGTAG
- the C1QTNF5 gene encoding complement C1q tumor necrosis factor-related protein 5 produces the protein MKQLSFLFLLGLIARSLQIEDNKIPGLCSGQPGIPGTPGLHGGQGLPGRDGRDGRDGATGMPGEKGEMGPPGVPGPRGEVGSPGVDGLHGEKGAQGECAVAPRSAFSAKRSESRSPPLADQPILFDVVLINEQGHYDPATGKFTCEVPGLYYFAVHATVYRTSLQFDIMKNGHSIASFFQYYGNWPKPTSLSGGTLVRLEPEDEVWVQVGVGDYIGFYASVKTDSTFTGFLVYSYWQNSAVFA, from the exons ATGAAGcagctctccttcctcttcctcctcggGCTCATCGCCAGGTCCTTGCAGATTGAAGACAACAAgatccctgggctgtgctcagggcagcCGGGCATCCCGGGGACCCCGGGCCTGCACGGGGGCCAGGGTTTGCCAGGCAGAGACGGACGCGATGGCCGGGACGGAGCCACGGGCATGCCCGGGGAGAAGGGCGAGATGGGCCCTCCCG GAGTGCCCGGTCCCCGCGGGGAGGTGGGCAGCCCCGGCGTGGACGGGCTGCACGGTGAGAAGGGGGCTCAGGGCGAGTGCGCCGTGGCTCCCCGCTCCGCCTTCAGCGCCAAGCGCTCCGAGTCCCGCAGCCCTCCCCTGGCCGACCAGCCCATCCTCTTCGACGTGGTGCTCATCAACGAGCAGGGCCACTACGACCCGGCCACGGGCAAGTTCACCTGCGAGGTGCCCGGGCTGTATTACTTCGCCGTGCACGCCACCGTGTACCGCACCAGCCTGCAGTTCGACATCATGAAGAACGGCCACTCCATCGCCTCCTTCTTCCAGTACTACGGCAACTGGCCCAAGCCCACCTCGCTCTCGGGGGGCACCCTGGTCCGCCTGGAGCCCGAGGACGAGGTGTGGGTGCAGGTGGGCGTGGGGGACTACATCGGCTTCTACGCCAGCGTCAAGACGGATAGCACCTTCACCGGCTTCCTCGTCTATTCCTACTGGCAAAACTCCGCCGTGTTCGCCTGA
- the MFRP gene encoding LOW QUALITY PROTEIN: membrane frizzled-related protein (The sequence of the model RefSeq protein was modified relative to this genomic sequence to represent the inferred CDS: deleted 1 base in 1 codon) yields MKDFTEITLCPEALDGSKTEFCNPVFEGEEPRAAPGVEHPPDKDGSGPAPRRDGLGQQLWAQVGWRYRADCKFTWLCVALMSAILLFLIALLLAIIIHRTELTSPHPAGTPATALPARGTATTTTAPIRRDLPAPKTAATPTESWLPTARTAAPACGGTLRGPEGSFSSPNYPGPYPPNALCIWRIEVGAGLAIQLRMETFSVEGTASCLFDRVELYEEPGTGGTAAAPARGSPARFCGNVAPPTFNTHSNRLRVTFVSDSSVGSQGFSARYRAVAPAEKSCAWDEHLCDQGLCLQLGFVCDGFHDCTDRSDEANCSLKHKECGGSLTALEGHLSTPNHPRPYPHQQLCLWQISVPLGHVIDLHFHNFSLESHEDCSFDFVEVHDSAGTGTASLMGRFCGHQLPPALTSSRHVMTVLFVADEGVADEGFFATYQARNATEKTCSPAEFSCGNGECRALESVCDGWHDCPDGTDELNCTGVSYPAFGSVCEPVEVEMCLGLGYNATSFPNIWLAIPDQQGAAEVLQDYQTLMELACYQHLRLLICSLFVPKCTPDGGVLQPCRAVCLAAELRCQQSLGLLGILWPINCNILPDSNDPVECFQP; encoded by the exons ATGAAAGACTTCACCGAAATCACGCTTTGCCCCGAGGCTCTGGACGGCAGCAAG ACCGAGTTCTGCAACCCCGTTTTCGAGGGCGAGGAGCCGCGGGCGGCACCGGGCGTGGAGCACCCGCCGGACAAGGACGGGAGCGGCCCCGCACCGCGCCGGGACGGCCTCG gccagcagctctgggctcaggTCGGCTGGAGGTACCGCGCCGACTGCAAGTTCACCTGGCTCTGCGTGGCTCTGATGAGCGCCATCCTGCTCTTCCTCATCGCCCTCCTGCTCGCCATCATCATCCACC GCACAGAGCTGACATCCCCACACCCAGCCGGCACCCCGGCCACGGCCCTGCCCGCCCGGggcactgccaccaccaccactgcaCCCATCCGAAGGGACCTCCCGGCCCCCAAAACTGCTGCCACCCCAACCGAGAGCTGGCTGCCCACGGCCCGCACCGCGGCACCGG CCTGCGGAGGGACCCTGCGGGGCCCCGAGGGCTCCTTCAGCTCCCCCAACTACCCCGGCCCCTACCCCCCCAACGCCCTCTGCATCTGGCGCATCGAGGTGGGCGCCGGGCTCGCCATccagctgaggatggagacgTTCAGCGTGGAGGGCACGGCCTCCTGCCTCTTCGACCGCGTGGAGCTCTACGAGGAGCCGGGCACCGGCGGCACAGCCGCTGCCCCAGCTCGGGGGAGCCCCGCCAG GTTTTGTGGCAACGTGGCC CCCCCGACCTTCAACACCCACTCCAACCGCCTGCGGGTCACCTTCGTGTCCGACAGCAGCGTGGGTTCCCAGGGCTTCAGCGCCCGCTACCGCGCCGTGGCCCCCGCCGAGA AGAGCTGCGCCTGGGACGAGCATCTGTGTGACCAAGggctctgcctccagctgggCTTCGTGTGCGACGGCTTCCACGACTGCACGGACAGGAGCGACGAGGCCAACTGCAGCCTGAAACACAAAG AATGTGGGGGGTCGCTGACCGCCTTGGAGGGGCACTTGTCCACCCCGAATCACCCCCGGCCGTACCCACACCAGCAG TTGTGCCTCTGGCAGATCTCGGTGCCCCTGGGCCACGTCATCGACCTGCACTTCCACAACTTCAGCCTGGAGTCGCACGAGGACTGCAGCTTCGACTTCGTGGAGGTGCACGACAGCGCGGGCACGGGCACCGCCAGCCTCATGGGCAG GTTCTGCGGCCACCAGCTGCCGCCTGCCCTGACCTCCTCACGGCACGTCATGACCGTCCTGTTCGTGGCGGACGAGGGAGTTGCAGATGAGGGGTTCTTTGCCACCTACCAAGCCCGCAATGCCACAGAGA AGACCTGCAGCCCCGCCGAGTTTTCCTGTGGGAACGGAGAGTGCCGGGCACTGGAGTCTGTGTGTGACGGCTGGCACGACTGCCCCGACGGCACTGACGAGCTGAACTGCACCGGGGTGTCCTACCCGGCCTTCG GGTCTGTCTGCGAGCCCGTGGAGGTGGAGatgtgcctggggctgggctaCAACGCCACCTCCTTCCCCAACATCTGGCTGGCCATCCCGGACCAGCAGGGAGCCGCCGAGGTGCTGCAGGACTACCAG ACGCTGATGGAGCTGGCGTGTTACCAGCACCTCCGCCTGCTCATCTGCAGCCTCTTCGTGCCCAAGTGCACCCCGGACGGGGGcgtgctgcagccctgccggGCCGTGTGCCTGGCGGCGGAGCTGCGCTGCCAGCAGTCCCTCGGCCTCCTCGGCATCCTCTGGCCCATCAACTGCAACATCCTGCCCGACTCCAACGACCCCGTAGAGTGCTTCCAGCCCTGA